One Salmo trutta chromosome 19, fSalTru1.1, whole genome shotgun sequence genomic window carries:
- the LOC115153869 gene encoding uncharacterized protein LOC115153869, which translates to MSNSETIELAALGRPFQLGMLYDCRRDVLIPGITLWDSEMLQKHINVRQQPNTDFKIIVSDSSEAKSEALNVSASLEASFLGGLVSVKGSAEFLHDKKTSKRQSRVSLQYRTTTRFEQLTMDHLGTGNVKHSNVLQEGSATHVVTALLYGAQAFFVFDQEVSSGENHQDIKGNLQAIIKKIPLISIEGQANLKMSEEEKRQANKFNCTFHGDFALENNPVTFEDAIKVYAGLPSRLGENGEHAVPMTVWLYPLKKLDSAAAQLVRQISVSLVRRAQRLLDGLDNTDVRCQDMMKEDMAIKFTELKAKLNKFRDLCSEYKLVFQKVLCKVLPNIRGGGMEEEELIKKLNSKERSPFQNDLMITYLDDREREMNVVSSYLDIMKEVQVVYSSSELDGIVLDKANDYVVCFAFSYLKEKEDYEVVLENYLLEESKSDFSLIPYNPNAAGKTTAEKWFRSGEVTTLTRQTINLFLDFKESNEGRENLAFCIASIPNKHLTASSIHVYERGTLLSPQFELPSKPGVPTIKSHEHDCVHLQINPPNLGVTSVELYQVLYQAEQADSEWTEVKLDATTNQVTISHLDPYKMYRFSCKAVCRPGVSLSSDWTEYFRTRPCSPPGPPTEKRIESGSIRVNWDIPTIAGDDVEVIGYVVEYRKNVKAIDNQMWHTIKTTTRESTLEGLEADTAYSIRVFANCGEAGNSLPSSETVLTTLRVSDPQPKTSKSTRAKSEEFLQKSQKVENGNPSIHWLNLEQKLGVKESFDQYRFGRKVEQGNNKVILLLGATGAGKTTLVNVMINYILGVKWEERYRFKLIHEVTNRSQAESQTVVVTSYELYNQPGFQIPYSLTIIDTPGFGDTRGMAHDKLITGQLKDFLCNPLGIDHIDAVCFVLQATLVRLSTSQRYIFDSILSIFGKDVAENILMLVTFVDGKHIPVLEAIKAANLPCKKDKKGLPTHFKFNSSFLFSKETESSSEEDDTEDDHKAQCPEQWRSTFKEMKKFFQQLESIESKDLTLTKKVLEERELLEKTMRRLTPQITAGLSKLSEIKSFKQCLENEDENMKQNKNFETEVNVLQVKRSKLSQDFATNCKVCNFTCHTCCFLPNEDDIKRCAVMDDDGNCTICPGKCSSTYHDREQVLLTYETKTEKKSIQELKDNFMKAWGKSMETKEMLDKLEKEFHMIEDALMNLITQSSDCLKRLNDVALKPSSLSTVEYIDILIRTEEDEHKPGFEDRIVGLKKIKAESEILDKIAKGEDLLPNERRFMKDKKDRRQGVPT; encoded by the exons ATGTCCAACTCAGAGACCATCGAGCTAGCCGCTCTGGGCCGACCCTTCCAGCTGGGGATGCTGTATGACTGTCGTAGAGATGTCCTCATTCCAG GTATCACTCTCTGGGATTCTGAGATGCTGCAGAAACACATCAATGTCCGTCAACAACCAAACACTGACTTCAAAATCATTGTTTCAGACTCAAGTGAAGCCAAGTCAGAAGCTTTGAATGTGTCTGCATCTCTTGAGGCCAGTTTCCTTGGTGGCTTAGTCAGTGTGAAGGGTTCTGCTGAATTCCTACATGACAAAAAGACCTCAAAGCGTCAGTCTAGGGTTTCTCTGCAGTACCGTACCACCACTCGCTTCGAGCAGTTGACCATGGACCACCTGGGGACAGGAAATGTGAAACACTCTAATGTCTTACAAGAGGGATCTGCAACCCATGTGGTGACTGCCCTGCTCTACGGAGCGCAGGCCTTTTTCGTTTTTGACCAAGAAGTTTCCTCAGGAGAAAACCACCAGGACATCAAGGGAAACCTGCAGGCCATAATAAAAAAGATCCCTCTCATATCAATAGAAGGGCAGGCAAATTTGAAGATgagtgaggaagagaagagacagGCCAATAAATTCAACTGCACTTTCCATGGTGATTTTGCACTAGAAAACAACCCTGTAACATTTGAAGATGCCATCAAGGTGTATGCTGGCCTGCCAAGTCGACTAGGGGAGAACGGAGAACATGCTGTGCCCATGACCGTCTGGCTCTACCCTCTCAAGAAACTGGACTCTGCAGCTGCCCAGCTAGTCAGGCAGATCAGTGTTAGCCTGGTGCGTCGCGCACAGCGACTCTTGGACGGACTGGACAATACTGATGTACGATGCCAGGACATGATGAAGGAAGACATGGCTATCAAGTTCACTGAACTCAAAGCCAAGCTCAACAAGTTCAGGGACTTGTGCTCAGAATACAAGCTTGTGTTCCAGAAGGTTCTCTGCAAGGTTCTTCCCAACataagaggaggaggaatggaggaggaagagctgaTAAAAAAGCTCAACAGCAAGGAACGTTCTCCATTCCAGAATGACCTCATGATCACGTACctggacgacagagagagagagatgaatgttGTCAGCTCTTACCTTGACATAATGAAAGAGGTACAAGTTGTGTACTCAAGCAGTGAATTGGATGGAATAGTGCTTGATAAAGCTAATGATTATGTAGTGTGTTTTGCATTTTCCTATTTGAAGGAGAAAGAAGACTATGAGGTAGTCTTGGAGAACTACTTGCTGGAAGAATCAAAAAGTGATTTTTCACTGATCCCTTACAACCCCAACGCAGCCGGGAAGACTACAGCAGAAAAGTGGTTTCGCTCGGGGGAGGTAACCACCCTAACCAGGCAAACCATAAATCTGTTCCTAGACTTCAAAGAGTCAAATGAAGGCAGAGAAAATCTTGCATTCTGCATTGCATCAATTCCAAACAAACACCTCACTGCGTCCTCCATCCATGTTTATGAAAGAGGGACACTTTTGAGTCCACAGTTTGAGCTGCCATCAAAGCCAGGTGTTCCCACCATCAAGAGTCATGAGCATGACTGTGTCCACTTGCAAATCAACCCTCCCAACCTTGGTGTTACCTCTGTGGAGTTGTACCAGGTTTTGTACCAGGCTGAGCAGGCTGACTCTGAGTGGACCGAGGTCAAATTGGATGCTACAACTAACCAGGTCACCATCAGTCATTTGGACCCTTACAAAATGTACCGCTTTAGCTGCAAGGCGGTGTGTAGACCTGGTGTGAGCCTCTCTAGTGACTGGACAGAATACTTCCGGACCCGCCCATGTAGCCCCCCTGGACCACCCACAGAGAAAAGGATAGAATCGGGAAGTATCAGAGTGAACTGGGACATTCCTACCATAGCGGGAGATGATGTTGAAGTCATTGGTTATGTGGTTGAATACAGAAAGAATGTAAAGGCTATAGACAATCAGATGTGGCACACCATCAAAACCACCACTAGAGAGAGTACACTGGAAGGACTTGAGGCTGACACTGCATACAGCATCAGAGTCTTTGCTAACTGTGGCGAAGCAGGGAATAGTCTACCCAGTTCTGAGACTGTGCTGACTACCCTTAGGGTCTCTGATCCCCAACCGAAGACAAGCAAATCAACCAGAGCAAAAAGTGAGGAATTCCTCCAAAAATCCCAGAAGGTGGAAAACGGCAATCCCTCAATCCACTGGCTGAATCTGGAACAGAAGTTGGGTGTAAAGGAAAGTTTTGACCAGTACAGATTTGGGAGGAAAGTTGAGCAAGGTAATAACAAGGTGATATTGCTTCTGGGGGCCACAGGTGCAGGAAAAACAACTCTGGTCAATGTCATGATAAACTACATTCTCGGGGTAAAGTGGGAAGAACGTTACCGCTTTAAGCTCATCCATGAAGTGACCAACAGGTCACAGGCTGAGAGCCAGACTGTGGTTGTGACATCATACGAGCTCTACAACCAGCCAGGCTTTCAGATTCCTTATTCTCTGACCATCATTGACACACCAGGGTTCGGAGACACCAGAGGAATGGCTCATGATAAGCTGATCACAGGGCAGCTGAAGGATTTCTTGTGTAACCCTTTAGGCATCGATCACATTGATGCAGTCTGCTTTGTATTGCAGGCAACACTTGTTCGTCTCAGTACTTCCCAGAGATACATCTTTGATTCCATCCTGTCCATCTTTGGAAAGGATGTTGCTGAAAACATCCTGATGCTTGTGACATTTGTTGATGGGAAGCACATTCCGGTGCTAGAGGCCATCAAAGCTGCAAATCTGCCCTGTAAGAAAGACAAGAAGGGGCTACCAACCCATTTCAAATTCAACAGTTCATTTCTGTTCTCAAAGGAGACGGAGAGCAGCTCTGAAGAGGATGATACTGAGGATGATCATAAGGCCCAGTGTCCAGAGCAATGGAGGTCAACTTTCAAGGAGATGAagaaatttttccaacaactggaAAGCATTGAGAGCAAAGATCTGACCCTGACAAAGAAAGTTCTGGAAGAACGTGAGCTTCTGGAGAAGACCATGAGACGCCTGACCCCTCAGATTACAGCAGGTCTGTCAAAGCTAAGTGAGATCAAAAGCTTCAAACAGTGTCTGGAGAATGAGGACGAGAACATGAAACAGAACAAAAATTTTGAGACTGAGGTAAATGTGCTACAGGTGAAGAGAAGCAAATTATCCCAAGACTTTGCAACAAACTGCAAGGTATGCAATTTTACATGTCACACCTGCTGTTTCCTCCCAAATGAGGATGACATCAAAAGATGTGCTGTGATGGATGATGATGGCAACTGTACCATATGTCCAGGAAAATGCTCTTCCACTTACCACGACAGGGAACAAGTCTTGTTGACATATGAAACAAAGACTGAGAAAAAGTCTATTCAAGAACTGAAGGACAACTTCATGAAGGCGTGGGGCAAGTCTATGGAAACCAAGGAGATGCTGGATAAGCTTGAGAAGGAGTTTCATATGATTGAGGACGCGCTGATGAATTTGATCACGCAGTCTTCTGACTGTCTCAAGAGACTTAATGATGTTGCCCTGAAACCAAGCTCTCTCTCCACTGTGGAGTACATTGACATACTCATTCGCACAGAGGAGGATGAACACAAGCCAGGCTTTGAGGATCGGATTGTAGGGTTGAAGAAAATAAAGGCAGAGTCTGAGATTCTGGATAAGATTGCAAAAGGAGAAGATTTACTCCCAAATGAGCGAAGATTCATGAAGGATAAAAAGGATAGACGGCAGGGGGTTCCAACATAA